The proteins below are encoded in one region of Catenulispora sp. GP43:
- a CDS encoding Lrp/AsnC family transcriptional regulator, with the protein MDAVDRALIDALRTNGRMSYAELGRLVSLSGPSVTDRINRLEGNGVITGYRAMVAPEQLGLNVTAMIGILLSDSAELDDVAWRLRDVPEIEDCFFVAGEESFLLKVRAGHPEDLERIIGRLTRIRGVARTRTTVALSTKWEDRPMPLAELEEEDTK; encoded by the coding sequence ATGGACGCGGTGGACCGCGCCTTGATCGACGCGCTGCGGACCAACGGCCGCATGTCGTACGCAGAGCTGGGACGCCTGGTCAGTCTGTCCGGGCCGTCGGTGACCGACCGGATCAACCGGCTGGAGGGCAACGGCGTCATCACCGGCTACCGGGCGATGGTCGCCCCCGAGCAGCTGGGCCTGAACGTGACGGCGATGATCGGCATCCTGCTGTCGGACTCCGCCGAACTGGACGACGTCGCCTGGCGGCTGCGCGACGTGCCGGAGATCGAGGACTGCTTCTTCGTCGCCGGCGAGGAGTCCTTCCTGCTGAAGGTGCGCGCCGGGCACCCGGAGGACCTGGAGCGCATCATCGGGCGCCTCACCCGGATCCGCGGCGTGGCCCGGACCCGGACCACGGTCGCGCTGTCGACCAAGTGGGAGGACCGGCCGATGCCGCTGGCCGAGCTGGAGGAAGAAGACACCAAGTAG
- a CDS encoding DUF1152 domain-containing protein has product MTTSLRELPLFSALADSRRVLIAGAGGGFDVFGGLPLALALRERGAEVFLGSLTFVSSGFSLDAWLAPDVAAITPASGGFAEYFPERTLARWLKTVGEPSTVYSFQRTGVEPLRAAYRALIAHLDLDAIVLVDGGTDILMRGDEAGLGTPEEDMLSLAVVAGLDEVPVRLVVSVGFGIDAYHGVNHVQVLENLSDLDADGAYLGAFSIPRSSREGSLYLDAVAYAQENTPMRPSIVHGQIASAMLGVSGNVHFTQRTHNSVLFVNPLMAMYFTVTVEGLAARHLYLPQLEGTRTFGQITTIIGAFRDGLAERRIPRQFPH; this is encoded by the coding sequence ATGACCACCAGCCTGCGCGAGCTGCCGCTGTTCTCCGCCCTCGCCGACTCCCGCCGCGTCCTGATCGCCGGGGCCGGCGGCGGGTTCGACGTCTTCGGCGGACTCCCCCTGGCCCTGGCGCTGCGGGAGCGCGGCGCCGAGGTCTTCCTCGGCAGCCTGACCTTCGTCTCCTCCGGCTTCAGCCTGGACGCGTGGCTGGCGCCCGACGTCGCGGCCATCACGCCGGCCAGCGGCGGGTTCGCCGAGTACTTCCCGGAGCGCACCCTGGCGCGCTGGTTGAAGACCGTGGGCGAGCCCTCGACGGTCTACTCCTTTCAGCGGACCGGGGTCGAGCCGCTGCGCGCGGCGTATCGGGCCCTGATCGCGCACCTGGACCTCGACGCGATCGTGCTGGTCGACGGCGGGACCGACATCCTGATGCGCGGGGACGAGGCCGGGCTGGGGACGCCGGAGGAGGACATGCTGAGCCTGGCCGTCGTGGCCGGGCTGGACGAGGTGCCGGTGCGGCTGGTTGTCAGCGTCGGCTTCGGGATCGACGCGTACCACGGCGTGAACCACGTGCAGGTGCTGGAGAACCTGTCCGACCTGGACGCCGACGGCGCCTACCTCGGCGCGTTCTCCATCCCGCGCTCCAGCCGCGAGGGCTCGCTCTACCTCGACGCTGTCGCGTACGCGCAGGAGAACACCCCTATGCGGCCCTCGATCGTGCACGGCCAGATCGCCTCGGCGATGCTCGGCGTGTCCGGGAATGTCCACTTCACACAACGCACACACAACAGTGTGCTTTTTGTGAACCCGCTCATGGCGATGTACTTCACAGTCACCGTCGAAGGACTCGCTGCTCGGCACCTCTACTTGCCGCAGTTGGAAGGTACTCGGACCTTCGGACAGATCACCACGATCATCGGGGCCTTCCGCGACGGCCTCGCCGAGCGGCGGATACCCAGACAGTTCCCGCACTGA
- the mqnE gene encoding aminofutalosine synthase MqnE, translating to MDAGLKREIEEKVRAGSRLSFEDGVALYDTDEVAWLGELAHEVRTRKNGDKVFFNVNRHLNMTNVCSASCAYCSFQRKPGEKDAYTMRIEEAVRLAKDMEPDGITELHIVNGLHPTLPWRYYPKSISELKAVLPGVSIKAFTATEIHWFEKISGLGADEILDELIEAGLESLTGGGAEIFDEEIRSQIVDHATHWEDWSRIHRLAHAKGLRTPATMLYGHIEEPRHRVDHVLRLRELQDETGGFAVFIPLRFQHDFHDSKDGKVRNRLMNQPMATGVEALKTFAVSRLLLDNFDHVKCFWVMHGLSTAQLALNYGADDLDGSVVEYKITHDADDFGTPNKMTRDDLLDLIRDAGFTPVERNTRYEVIREYEGPELGRREEPQLMTF from the coding sequence ATGGACGCCGGGCTCAAGCGCGAGATCGAGGAGAAGGTCCGCGCCGGCTCGCGGCTGTCCTTCGAGGACGGCGTGGCGCTGTACGACACCGATGAGGTGGCCTGGCTCGGCGAGCTCGCGCACGAGGTGCGGACCCGGAAGAACGGCGACAAGGTCTTCTTCAACGTCAACCGGCACCTGAACATGACGAACGTCTGTTCGGCCTCCTGCGCGTACTGCTCCTTCCAGCGCAAGCCGGGGGAGAAGGACGCGTACACGATGCGCATTGAGGAAGCCGTCCGCCTGGCCAAGGACATGGAGCCGGACGGCATCACCGAGCTGCACATCGTGAACGGCCTGCACCCCACGCTGCCGTGGCGCTACTACCCGAAGTCGATCAGCGAGCTGAAGGCCGTGCTCCCCGGGGTGTCGATCAAGGCCTTCACCGCCACCGAGATCCACTGGTTCGAGAAGATCTCCGGCCTGGGCGCCGATGAGATCCTCGACGAGCTGATCGAGGCCGGCCTGGAGTCGCTGACCGGCGGCGGCGCGGAGATCTTCGACGAGGAGATCCGCTCGCAGATCGTGGACCACGCCACGCACTGGGAGGACTGGTCCCGGATCCACCGCCTGGCACACGCCAAGGGCCTGCGCACCCCGGCCACCATGCTCTACGGCCACATCGAGGAGCCGCGCCACCGGGTGGACCACGTGCTGCGGCTGCGCGAGCTCCAGGACGAGACCGGCGGCTTCGCGGTCTTCATCCCGCTGCGCTTCCAGCACGACTTCCACGACAGCAAGGACGGCAAGGTCCGCAACCGGCTGATGAACCAGCCGATGGCCACCGGCGTGGAGGCGTTGAAGACCTTCGCGGTGTCCCGCCTGCTGCTGGACAACTTCGACCACGTGAAGTGCTTCTGGGTCATGCACGGCCTGTCCACCGCGCAGCTGGCGCTCAACTACGGCGCCGACGACCTGGACGGCTCCGTGGTGGAGTACAAGATCACCCACGACGCGGACGACTTCGGCACCCCGAACAAGATGACCCGCGACGACCTGCTGGACCTGATCCGCGACGCCGGCTTCACGCCGGTGGAGCGCAACACGCGCTACGAGGTCATCCGCGAGTACGAGGGGCCGGAGCTCGGGCGGCGGGAAGAGCCGCAGCTGATGACGTTCTGA
- a CDS encoding DUF4229 domain-containing protein — protein MSADNKTADKAGLKEAADAAGTTTVDPAVADEPTESEVLAAGAAAAQGKHATMRYATLRIGIFLLSLAVLWGAVAATGHIVTGNGVLYLMMGALLVSGVASFFLLSRQRDAMSVQVTRRTERLAGRFEENAAMEDED, from the coding sequence ATGTCTGCCGACAACAAGACGGCTGACAAGGCCGGGCTGAAGGAGGCGGCGGACGCCGCCGGCACGACCACCGTCGACCCGGCCGTCGCCGACGAGCCGACCGAGTCCGAGGTCCTGGCGGCCGGCGCCGCGGCGGCGCAGGGCAAGCACGCCACGATGCGCTACGCGACGCTGCGCATCGGGATCTTCCTGCTGTCGCTGGCGGTGCTGTGGGGCGCCGTCGCGGCGACCGGGCACATCGTGACCGGCAACGGCGTGCTCTACCTGATGATGGGCGCGCTGCTGGTCTCCGGCGTGGCGTCCTTCTTCCTGCTCTCCCGCCAGCGCGACGCGATGTCCGTGCAGGTGACCCGGCGTACCGAGCGCCTGGCCGGGCGGTTCGAGGAGAACGCGGCCATGGAGGACGAGGACTGA
- a CDS encoding type II toxin-antitoxin system RelE/ParE family toxin, with protein sequence MTWSIIWEPRAVAAASRFLDDDSEGLKQVLAAAGLLRSEPRPEGSAPYGSPDLRRIRIGWYRMVYEIDETAATITVIHLGRVE encoded by the coding sequence ATGACCTGGTCGATCATCTGGGAGCCTCGCGCTGTCGCCGCGGCTTCCCGCTTCCTCGACGACGACTCGGAGGGCCTGAAGCAGGTTCTCGCGGCTGCGGGCCTTCTTCGCTCCGAGCCTCGTCCCGAAGGGTCCGCGCCATACGGCTCACCGGACCTTCGCCGCATCCGCATCGGCTGGTATCGCATGGTCTACGAGATCGATGAGACAGCCGCCACCATCACTGTCATCCACCTCGGCCGCGTCGAATAA
- a CDS encoding N-acetyltransferase family protein: MPTPSSAERGAIVVALTFRTLPEIDDALRARLVDIWTDATNAGGAIGYVAPVERESVDAEAFRSFAVGRDLFLVGFQDGEPVAFLVLVDHRFPLKDHARLLKTVAVDPKHQGRGYGVELLREAERVARTLDGVEMLHLTCRGGLGLEHFYSKCGYTEVGRIPRMLRVGADDYRDEIHMAMSL; this comes from the coding sequence GTGCCGACGCCGTCGAGCGCTGAGCGGGGCGCGATCGTCGTGGCGCTGACCTTCCGGACCCTCCCCGAGATCGACGACGCCCTGCGCGCGCGGCTCGTCGACATCTGGACCGACGCCACCAACGCCGGCGGCGCCATCGGCTACGTCGCCCCGGTGGAGCGGGAGAGCGTGGACGCCGAGGCGTTCAGGTCCTTCGCGGTCGGGCGGGACCTGTTCCTGGTCGGCTTCCAGGACGGGGAGCCGGTCGCGTTCCTGGTCCTGGTGGACCACCGGTTCCCGCTCAAGGACCACGCGCGCCTGCTCAAGACCGTGGCCGTGGACCCGAAGCACCAGGGCCGGGGCTACGGGGTGGAACTGCTGCGGGAGGCCGAGCGGGTGGCGCGTACCCTCGACGGTGTCGAAATGCTCCACCTCACCTGCCGCGGCGGGCTCGGGCTGGAACACTTCTACAGCAAGTGCGGATACACCGAGGTCGGCCGCATCCCGCGCATGTTGCGGGTCGGTGCGGACGACTACCGGGACGAGATCCACATGGCGATGAGCCTGTAG
- a CDS encoding menaquinone biosynthetic enzyme MqnA/MqnD family protein produces the protein MDELSDARLEAHLSQCRRRPRVGHIQFLNCLPIYWGLVNSGAILDMELIKQSPDVLSNMLVAGDLDIGPISLVEYLRNAEDLVVLPDVAVGSDGPVTSCNLVSKVPFEALDGARVALGSTSRTTVQLAQLILREKYGVRPDYFHCAPDLELMLREGDAGVIIGDPALRAWLYDSNRLGTNLLDLGQAWKDWTGLPMVFAVWAVRKEYLERCPDIVHEVHQGFLRSRDISLEHVDKVARQVERWEQFPAAQLEDYFTTLDFSLGERQLAGLREFARQIGDQIGVLEVPEVLLLPQQN, from the coding sequence GTGGACGAACTCTCCGACGCGCGGCTTGAAGCGCACCTCTCCCAGTGCCGGCGGCGACCCCGCGTCGGGCACATCCAGTTCCTCAACTGCCTGCCCATCTACTGGGGCCTGGTCAACTCCGGCGCGATCCTCGACATGGAGCTGATCAAGCAGAGCCCTGACGTGCTGTCGAACATGCTGGTGGCCGGCGACCTGGACATCGGCCCGATCAGCCTGGTCGAGTACCTGCGCAACGCCGAGGACCTGGTGGTCCTGCCCGACGTCGCGGTCGGCAGCGACGGCCCGGTGACCAGCTGCAACCTGGTCAGCAAGGTCCCCTTCGAGGCCCTGGACGGCGCCCGCGTGGCCCTGGGCTCCACCAGCCGCACCACGGTCCAGCTGGCCCAGCTCATCCTGCGCGAGAAGTACGGGGTGCGCCCCGACTACTTCCACTGTGCCCCCGACCTGGAGCTGATGCTCCGCGAGGGCGACGCCGGCGTGATCATCGGCGACCCGGCGCTGCGCGCCTGGCTGTACGACTCCAACCGCCTCGGCACCAACCTGCTGGACCTGGGCCAGGCCTGGAAGGACTGGACCGGCCTGCCGATGGTGTTCGCGGTCTGGGCGGTCCGCAAGGAGTACCTGGAGCGCTGCCCGGACATCGTCCACGAGGTGCACCAGGGCTTCCTGCGCTCCCGCGACATCTCGCTGGAACACGTCGACAAGGTGGCGCGCCAGGTCGAGCGCTGGGAGCAGTTCCCGGCGGCGCAGCTGGAGGACTACTTCACGACGCTGGACTTCTCGCTGGGCGAGCGCCAGCTGGCGGGCCTGCGGGAGTTCGCGCGGCAGATCGGCGACCAGATCGGCGTGCTGGAGGTGCCGGAGGTCCTGCTGCTGCCGCAGCAGAACTGA
- a CDS encoding type II toxin-antitoxin system Phd/YefM family antitoxin — translation MSDAYPMTTARANFGNLVRRTANGRERIAITDHGHTAAILINPSELAEIEEALAVAQYKLRRANGTPDTPVPHDEVLRLLGLPPE, via the coding sequence ATGAGTGACGCCTACCCGATGACCACGGCCCGCGCCAACTTCGGCAACCTGGTCCGCCGCACCGCCAACGGCCGTGAGCGGATCGCCATCACCGACCACGGACACACGGCGGCGATACTGATCAACCCGAGCGAGCTCGCTGAGATCGAAGAAGCGCTCGCTGTGGCACAGTACAAACTTCGCCGGGCCAACGGCACGCCTGACACTCCGGTGCCGCACGACGAAGTCCTCCGGCTGCTCGGGCTGCCGCCGGAATGA
- a CDS encoding PaaI family thioesterase yields the protein MTETMDGIEGVENTSADAEAERSRTYSWDDPMASFAEGAGLSGVEYLRAMAEGRIPKPPISETLGFDGLSDVAEGRVVFTMTPAEHHYNPIGSVHGGVFATLLDSACGCAVQSLLPAGDFYTSLDLSVKFLRGMTKDTGQVQCIGTVTHMGRRTALAEARIVDGNGKLYASATSTCMIFRAGDK from the coding sequence ATGACCGAGACCATGGACGGCATCGAGGGTGTCGAGAACACCAGCGCCGACGCGGAGGCCGAACGCAGCCGCACCTACAGCTGGGACGACCCGATGGCCTCCTTCGCCGAGGGCGCGGGCCTGTCCGGCGTGGAGTACCTGCGGGCCATGGCCGAGGGGCGGATACCCAAGCCGCCGATCTCGGAGACGTTGGGCTTCGACGGGCTCAGTGACGTCGCGGAGGGCCGCGTGGTCTTCACCATGACCCCGGCCGAGCACCACTACAACCCGATCGGGTCGGTGCACGGCGGTGTCTTCGCGACTCTGCTGGACTCCGCCTGCGGCTGCGCGGTGCAGTCGCTGCTGCCGGCCGGCGACTTCTACACCTCGCTCGACCTGTCGGTGAAGTTCCTGCGCGGCATGACCAAGGACACCGGCCAGGTGCAGTGCATCGGCACGGTGACGCACATGGGGCGGCGTACCGCGCTGGCCGAGGCGCGGATCGTGGACGGGAACGGGAAGCTGTACGCCAGTGCCACGTCGACCTGCATGATCTTCCGGGCCGGGGACAAGTAG